The following coding sequences lie in one Pseudomonas sp. B33.4 genomic window:
- a CDS encoding BCCT family transporter, whose product MFYTSTALILLLTAILIIAPQEAGRLLGIAQAWLSRSFGWYYMVVIAAYLVFVVGLAFSSYGKLKLGSKDDTPDFSYGAWAGMLFSSGIGISLLYFGASEPLDHYFNPPEGASATNMAARQAVQLTFLHWGLHGWAIYALVGLAVAYFAYRHNQPLALRSALYPLVGERWVKGAAGHAVDGFGMFVTLLGLVTNLGIGSLQVSSGLENLFGMEHSNTNLLIVIIVMSTVATIAAVSGVENGIRRLSNLNIVLFSGLLIFVLLFGPTLHLLNGFVQNIGDYLNGIVLKTFDLYVYEGDNAKSERWMGLWTLFYWAWWISWAPFVGMFIARISRGRTVRELVAGVLLIPLGFTLAWLSIFGNSALDLVMNHGAVELGKTALEQPSMAIYQLLEHYPASKVVIGVSIFVGFVLFLTPADSGAVMMANLSCKGGNVDEDAPHWLRIFWSVVITLVTIGLLFAGNFEAMQTMVVLAGLPFSVVLVFFMFGLHKAMRQDVQIEQEQAQLAERGRRGFSERLTQLDLQPSQSVVQRFMDKQVSPALEDATAQMRAQGLQVQTLLGKSKRCMGVRVEMEEGNPFVYEVSLDGYLATPTESAQSDEARQRYYRAEVYLHNGSQDYDLMGFTQDQITRDVLDQFESHRQLLGRVYS is encoded by the coding sequence GTGTTTTACACCTCTACCGCGCTGATTCTGTTGTTGACCGCCATTCTGATTATCGCCCCGCAAGAGGCCGGCAGACTGTTGGGTATCGCTCAGGCCTGGTTGTCGCGCAGCTTCGGCTGGTACTACATGGTGGTCATCGCCGCCTACCTGGTATTTGTCGTCGGTCTGGCGTTTTCCTCGTACGGCAAACTCAAACTGGGCAGCAAGGACGACACCCCGGATTTCAGTTACGGCGCCTGGGCGGGGATGCTGTTCTCGTCGGGTATCGGTATTTCGCTGCTGTACTTCGGCGCATCCGAGCCACTGGATCACTACTTCAACCCGCCGGAAGGTGCCTCGGCCACCAACATGGCCGCGCGTCAGGCAGTACAGCTGACTTTCCTGCACTGGGGCCTGCACGGCTGGGCGATTTACGCACTGGTCGGTCTGGCCGTGGCGTACTTCGCTTACCGTCATAACCAGCCGCTGGCCCTGCGTTCGGCGCTGTATCCGCTGGTGGGCGAGCGTTGGGTCAAAGGCGCGGCCGGTCATGCGGTGGACGGCTTCGGCATGTTCGTGACCCTGCTGGGTCTGGTGACCAACCTGGGGATTGGTTCGCTGCAAGTGTCGTCGGGCCTTGAAAACCTGTTCGGCATGGAACACAGCAACACTAACCTGTTGATCGTGATCATCGTGATGAGCACCGTGGCGACCATCGCTGCCGTGTCCGGCGTGGAAAACGGCATCCGTCGTCTGTCCAACCTGAACATCGTGCTGTTCAGCGGCCTGCTGATTTTCGTGCTGCTGTTTGGCCCGACTTTGCACTTGCTCAACGGCTTCGTGCAGAACATCGGTGACTACCTCAATGGTATCGTGCTGAAAACCTTCGACCTTTATGTGTACGAGGGCGACAACGCCAAGTCCGAGCGCTGGATGGGCCTGTGGACCCTGTTCTACTGGGCGTGGTGGATTTCCTGGGCTCCGTTCGTAGGCATGTTCATCGCGCGTATCTCCCGTGGTCGTACCGTGCGTGAACTGGTCGCTGGCGTGCTGCTGATTCCACTGGGCTTCACCTTGGCCTGGCTGTCGATCTTCGGTAACTCGGCACTGGACCTGGTGATGAACCATGGCGCAGTGGAGCTCGGCAAGACGGCACTGGAACAGCCGTCGATGGCGATCTATCAATTGCTTGAACACTACCCGGCGTCGAAAGTCGTCATCGGTGTGTCGATCTTTGTCGGTTTCGTGCTGTTCCTGACCCCGGCCGACTCTGGCGCGGTGATGATGGCGAATCTGTCCTGCAAGGGCGGTAACGTCGATGAAGATGCGCCGCACTGGCTGCGGATTTTCTGGTCGGTGGTGATCACCCTGGTGACCATCGGTCTGTTGTTCGCCGGTAACTTCGAAGCCATGCAAACCATGGTGGTGCTGGCCGGTCTGCCGTTCTCGGTGGTGCTGGTGTTCTTCATGTTCGGCCTGCACAAGGCGATGCGCCAGGACGTGCAGATCGAACAGGAGCAGGCGCAATTGGCCGAGCGCGGTCGTCGCGGTTTCAGCGAGCGCCTGACGCAACTGGATCTGCAACCGAGCCAATCGGTGGTCCAGCGTTTCATGGACAAGCAGGTCAGCCCGGCGCTGGAAGATGCGACTGCGCAGATGCGTGCGCAGGGTCTGCAAGTGCAGACGCTGCTGGGTAAATCCAAGCGCTGCATGGGCGTGCGCGTGGAGATGGAAGAGGGCAACCCTTTCGTTTACGAAGTGAGCCTGGACGGCTATCTGGCGACCCCGACCGAATCGGCGCAGTCCGATGAAGCGCGCCAGCGTTACTACCGCGCCGAGGTGTATCTGCACAACGGCAGCCAGGATTACGACCTGATGGGCTTCACGCAGGATCAGATCACGCGCGATGTGCTCGATCAGTTTGAAAGCCATCGGCAGCTCCTTGGCCGGGTGTATAGCTAA
- the betI gene encoding transcriptional regulator BetI, with translation MPKVGMQPIRRQQLIEATLQAVDQVGMGDASIALIARLAGVSNGIISHYFQDKNGLIAATMRYLMSVLSENVTLRRQALADDSPRAHLQVIIEGNFDASQVNGPAMKTWLAFWATSMHQPSLHRLQRINDHRLYSNLCCEFRRVLPLEDARTAARGLAALIDGLWLRGALSGDAFDTAQAQQIAYEYMDFQLAKKVS, from the coding sequence ATGCCCAAGGTCGGTATGCAACCCATCCGCCGCCAACAACTGATCGAAGCCACTTTGCAGGCGGTCGATCAGGTCGGAATGGGGGACGCCAGCATTGCGCTGATCGCCCGTTTGGCCGGTGTCTCGAATGGCATCATCAGTCATTACTTTCAGGACAAGAATGGCCTGATTGCCGCCACGATGCGGTATCTGATGAGCGTCCTCAGCGAGAACGTCACCCTGCGCCGCCAAGCGCTGGCAGATGACAGCCCACGGGCGCATCTGCAGGTGATCATCGAAGGCAACTTCGACGCCAGCCAGGTCAATGGCCCGGCAATGAAAACCTGGCTGGCCTTTTGGGCCACCAGCATGCACCAGCCGTCTTTGCACAGGTTGCAGCGGATCAACGATCACCGTCTGTATTCCAACCTGTGCTGCGAGTTCCGCCGTGTGTTGCCGCTCGAAGATGCGCGCACCGCCGCGCGTGGCCTGGCAGCGTTGATTGACGGCTTGTGGTTGCGCGGCGCGCTGTCGGGAGACGCTTTCGACACGGCGCAGGCGCAACAGATCGCTTACGAATACATGGATTTCCAATTGGCCAAGAAGGTGAGCTAG
- the betB gene encoding betaine-aldehyde dehydrogenase, with protein sequence MARFELQKLYIDGAYSDAGSDATFEAINPANGEVLALVQRATKEDVERAVVAAEKGQKIWAAMTAMERSRILRRAVDILRERNDELAALETLDTGKSFSETKYVDIVTGADVLEYYAGLVPAIEGEQIPLRDTSFVYTRREPLGVVAGIGAWNYPIQIALWKSAPALAAGNAMIFKPSEVTSLTTLKLAEIFTEAGLPNGVFNVLTGSGREVGTWLTEHPRIEKISFTGGTDTGKKVMASASASSLKDVTMELGGKSPLIICDDADLDRAADTAMMANFYSSGQVCTNGTRVFVPAHLKAAFEAKIVERVARIRVGNPEDENTNFGPLVSFAHMESVLGYIAKGKEQGARVLCGGDRLTDGEFAKGAFVAPTVFTDCTDDMTIVREEIFGPVMAILSYETEEEVIRRANDTDFGLAAGIVTKDLNRAHRVIHQLEAGICWINAWGESDAKMPVGGYKQSGVGRENGISSLNNFTRIKSVQVELGDYVSVF encoded by the coding sequence ATGGCCCGTTTCGAACTGCAAAAACTTTACATCGATGGCGCGTACTCCGACGCTGGCAGCGATGCCACCTTCGAAGCCATCAACCCGGCGAACGGTGAAGTCCTCGCACTGGTGCAACGTGCGACCAAGGAAGACGTCGAGCGCGCCGTGGTCGCTGCTGAAAAAGGCCAGAAAATCTGGGCCGCGATGACCGCCATGGAGCGTTCGCGCATCCTGCGTCGCGCCGTCGACATCCTGCGCGAGCGCAACGATGAACTGGCTGCCCTGGAAACCCTGGACACCGGTAAATCCTTCTCCGAAACCAAGTACGTCGACATCGTTACCGGCGCTGACGTGCTGGAATACTACGCAGGCCTGGTGCCGGCGATCGAAGGCGAGCAGATCCCGCTGCGTGACACCTCTTTTGTTTACACCCGTCGCGAGCCGCTGGGCGTTGTCGCCGGTATCGGCGCGTGGAACTACCCGATCCAGATCGCGCTGTGGAAATCCGCACCAGCCCTGGCTGCCGGTAACGCGATGATCTTCAAGCCAAGCGAAGTCACCTCGCTGACCACCCTGAAACTGGCCGAGATCTTCACCGAAGCCGGTCTGCCAAACGGCGTGTTCAACGTTCTGACCGGCAGCGGCCGTGAAGTCGGCACCTGGCTGACCGAGCACCCGCGCATCGAAAAAATCTCCTTCACCGGCGGCACCGACACTGGCAAGAAAGTAATGGCCAGCGCTTCGGCTTCGTCGCTGAAAGACGTGACCATGGAACTGGGCGGCAAGTCCCCGCTGATCATCTGCGACGACGCCGATCTGGATCGCGCTGCCGACACCGCGATGATGGCCAACTTCTACAGCTCCGGTCAGGTCTGCACCAACGGCACTCGCGTGTTCGTTCCGGCGCACCTGAAAGCCGCTTTCGAAGCCAAGATCGTTGAACGCGTTGCGCGTATCCGCGTCGGTAACCCGGAAGACGAGAACACCAACTTCGGCCCGCTGGTCAGCTTCGCGCACATGGAAAGCGTGCTGGGCTACATCGCCAAAGGTAAAGAACAAGGCGCCCGCGTGCTGTGCGGCGGCGACCGTCTGACCGACGGCGAATTCGCCAAAGGCGCGTTCGTGGCTCCGACCGTGTTCACCGACTGCACCGACGACATGACCATCGTTCGTGAAGAAATCTTTGGCCCAGTGATGGCGATCCTCTCCTACGAGACCGAAGAAGAAGTGATCCGCCGCGCCAACGACACCGACTTCGGCCTGGCCGCCGGTATCGTCACCAAAGATCTGAACCGCGCGCACCGCGTGATTCATCAACTGGAAGCCGGTATCTGCTGGATCAACGCCTGGGGCGAGTCCGACGCAAAAATGCCGGTCGGCGGCTACAAGCAGTCGGGTGTTGGCCGTGAAAACGGCATCAGCTCGCTGAACAATTTCACCCGCATCAAATCGGTACAGGTCGAGCTGGGCGATTACGTCTCGGTGTTCTAA
- the betA gene encoding choline dehydrogenase yields the protein MSQEFDYIIIGAGSAGNTLATRLTEDAGVTVLLLEAGGPDYRFDFRTQMPAALAFPLQGRRYNWAYETDAEPHMDGRRMECGRGKGLGGSSLINGMCYIRGNAMDYDGWAKLPGLENWSYLDCLPYFRKAETRDIGPNDYHGGEGPVSVTTPKAGNNPLFHAMVEAGVQAGYPRTEDLNGYQQEGFGPMDRTVTPNGRRASTARGYLDVAKKRSTLTIVTHALTDKILFEGKRAVGVRYLVGDAEERVEVKARKEVLLCSGAIASPQILQRSGVGPAELLKSLDIPVVHDLPGVGENLQDHLELYLQYACTQPVSLYPSLLWYNQPAIGAEWLFNGTGIGASNQFEAGGFIRSRPEFEWPNIQYHFLPVAINYNGSNGVKEHGFQAHMGSMRSPSRGRIQAKSKDPRQHPSILFNYMATEQDWQEFRDGIRLTREIMQQPALDAFRGREISPGIEVQTDEQLDKFIREHAETAFHPSCSCKMGTDEMAVVDGEGRVHGMQSLRVVDASIMPIITTGNLNAPTIMIAEKIADKIRGRQPLPRSTAAYYVAGDAPVKGKPMRDITPVAQ from the coding sequence ATGTCCCAAGAATTCGATTACATCATCATCGGTGCCGGCTCGGCCGGTAACACCCTGGCGACCCGTCTGACTGAAGACGCCGGCGTCACCGTTCTGCTGCTTGAAGCAGGCGGCCCGGACTACCGTTTCGACTTCCGCACGCAAATGCCGGCCGCCCTGGCGTTCCCGCTGCAAGGTCGTCGCTACAACTGGGCTTACGAAACCGACGCCGAGCCGCACATGGACGGTCGCCGGATGGAATGCGGTCGCGGCAAAGGCCTCGGCGGTTCTTCGCTGATCAACGGTATGTGCTACATCCGTGGTAACGCCATGGACTACGACGGCTGGGCGAAACTGCCGGGCCTGGAAAACTGGTCGTACCTCGACTGCCTGCCGTACTTCCGCAAAGCCGAAACCCGCGACATCGGCCCGAACGACTACCACGGTGGCGAAGGCCCGGTCAGCGTGACCACGCCGAAGGCTGGCAACAACCCGCTGTTCCACGCCATGGTTGAAGCTGGCGTACAAGCCGGTTACCCACGCACCGAAGACCTGAACGGTTACCAGCAGGAAGGCTTCGGCCCGATGGACCGCACGGTAACGCCGAACGGTCGTCGTGCTTCCACCGCGCGTGGCTACCTCGACGTCGCCAAGAAGCGTTCGACCCTGACCATCGTCACCCACGCCCTCACCGACAAGATCCTGTTTGAAGGCAAGCGTGCCGTTGGCGTGCGTTATCTGGTCGGCGACGCCGAAGAGCGCGTTGAAGTCAAAGCGCGTAAAGAAGTGCTGCTGTGCTCCGGCGCCATCGCTTCGCCGCAGATTCTGCAGCGCTCCGGTGTCGGCCCGGCCGAACTGCTGAAGTCGCTCGACATCCCGGTGGTTCACGACCTGCCGGGCGTCGGTGAAAACCTGCAGGATCACCTTGAGCTGTACCTGCAATACGCTTGCACTCAGCCGGTTTCGCTGTACCCGTCGCTGCTCTGGTACAACCAGCCGGCCATCGGTGCCGAGTGGCTGTTCAACGGCACCGGCATCGGCGCCAGCAACCAGTTCGAAGCCGGCGGTTTCATCCGTTCGCGTCCGGAATTCGAATGGCCGAACATCCAGTACCACTTCCTGCCGGTAGCGATTAACTACAACGGCAGCAACGGTGTGAAAGAGCACGGTTTCCAGGCGCACATGGGTTCCATGCGCTCGCCGAGCCGTGGTCGCATCCAGGCCAAGTCGAAAGACCCGCGCCAGCACCCGAGCATCCTGTTCAACTACATGGCCACCGAGCAAGACTGGCAGGAATTCCGCGACGGCATCCGCCTGACCCGTGAAATCATGCAACAGCCTGCGCTGGACGCTTTCCGTGGCCGCGAAATCAGCCCGGGCATCGAAGTGCAAACCGATGAGCAGCTGGACAAGTTCATCCGCGAGCACGCCGAAACGGCGTTCCACCCGTCCTGCTCGTGCAAGATGGGCACCGACGAGATGGCCGTAGTGGATGGCGAAGGTCGCGTGCACGGCATGCAGAGCCTGCGTGTGGTCGATGCCTCGATCATGCCGATCATCACCACCGGTAACCTGAACGCGCCGACGATCATGATCGCCGAGAAAATCGCCGACAAGATCCGTGGCCGCCAGCCGCTGCCGCGCAGTACCGCTGCTTACTATGTCGCGGGCGATGCGCCGGTGAAGGGCAAGCCGATGCGTGATATCACCCCGGTTGCTCAGTAA
- a CDS encoding TldD/PmbA family protein, translated as MFDFHPQLKQRFAALRTGAEFFSLRYVRESGQYLSVRKNVAEPPSLRRDEGAMLTVRVNGVEAYAATNDLSQQGLQAALERAELQARRLKPHALLDLRDQPVSSDRADYFSPNLEQAFPSLSECFELLGAESASVPKDERLVNWQVSIGITHVEQIYLSSAGAELRQAQRFVYPGLDVTAYDGNDSQTRSLGRENFGQQGGADVISRCGLIGAGPQVADQALQLLLAPNTPQGPRDLLLMPDQMMLQIHESIGHPLELDRILGDERNYAGTSFVKASDFGSLQYGSKLLNVTFDPGIPEELASYGHDDDGTKASKQFLIRDGLLLRPLGGALSQFRAGLDGVANSRACGWNRPPIDRMANLNIEPGDQPLNKLIEGIEHGILMSTNRSWSIDDARNKFQFGCEWGQLIENGELKGVVKNPNYRAISAHFWKSLRAVGDANTVKVLGTPNCGKGEPNQVIRVGHASPACVFSNVDVFGGDA; from the coding sequence ATGTTCGATTTCCACCCCCAGCTCAAGCAGCGCTTTGCTGCCTTGCGCACGGGCGCTGAGTTTTTTTCCCTGCGGTATGTACGCGAGTCCGGGCAATATCTGTCGGTGCGCAAGAATGTCGCCGAGCCGCCGAGCCTGAGACGCGACGAAGGCGCGATGCTCACCGTGCGCGTCAATGGCGTTGAGGCCTACGCGGCGACCAACGACCTGTCGCAACAAGGTCTGCAAGCCGCGCTTGAACGCGCCGAACTGCAAGCCCGCCGGCTCAAGCCGCACGCTTTGCTCGACCTGCGTGATCAGCCGGTGTCCAGCGACCGCGCTGATTACTTTTCACCCAATCTCGAACAAGCCTTTCCGTCCCTGAGCGAATGTTTCGAGCTGCTCGGCGCGGAATCCGCCTCGGTGCCAAAGGATGAGCGCCTGGTGAACTGGCAAGTGAGCATCGGCATCACTCACGTCGAACAGATCTACCTGAGCAGCGCCGGGGCCGAATTGCGCCAGGCCCAGCGCTTCGTCTACCCGGGTCTCGACGTCACGGCATACGACGGCAACGACAGCCAGACCCGCAGCCTTGGCCGCGAGAACTTCGGCCAACAGGGCGGCGCTGACGTGATCAGCCGCTGCGGCCTGATCGGTGCCGGCCCGCAAGTCGCCGACCAGGCATTGCAACTGCTGCTCGCGCCGAACACCCCGCAAGGCCCGCGCGATCTGCTGCTGATGCCCGATCAAATGATGCTGCAGATCCACGAATCCATCGGCCATCCTCTGGAACTCGACCGCATCCTCGGCGACGAGCGCAATTACGCCGGCACCAGTTTCGTCAAAGCCAGCGACTTCGGCAGCCTGCAATATGGCTCGAAACTGCTCAACGTAACGTTCGATCCGGGCATTCCCGAAGAACTCGCCAGCTATGGCCACGATGACGACGGTACCAAGGCCAGCAAACAATTCCTGATCCGCGATGGTTTGCTGCTGCGTCCACTGGGTGGTGCACTGTCGCAGTTCCGCGCCGGTCTCGATGGCGTCGCCAACAGCCGCGCCTGTGGCTGGAACCGGCCGCCGATCGACCGCATGGCCAACCTCAATATCGAACCGGGCGATCAGCCACTGAACAAACTGATCGAAGGCATCGAGCACGGCATTCTCATGAGCACTAACCGTTCGTGGTCGATTGACGATGCGCGCAACAAATTCCAGTTCGGCTGTGAATGGGGCCAGTTGATCGAGAACGGTGAACTCAAAGGCGTGGTGAAAAACCCGAACTACCGGGCAATTTCCGCGCACTTCTGGAAAAGCCTGCGCGCCGTCGGCGACGCCAACACCGTCAAGGTGCTGGGCACGCCGAACTGCGGCAAGGGTGAACCGAACCAGGTGATCCGCGTCGGCCACGCTTCGCCGGCCTGCGTATTCAGCAACGTTGATGTGTTTGGGGGAGACGCCTGA
- a CDS encoding TldD/PmbA family protein — MSISKSQSDAFKVMVNWLRDSVREPEQFTLSYAAESSAFVRFNHAKVRQAGQVQQANIVLKLINDGRHADLQVTLSGDQEGDLQRLAEGLQQLRETLPLLPQDPYLLLNHNGWQSQNVQEHPLPDTEQVVDEICAAAEGLDLVGFYAAGPISRGFASSSGAFGWHQANSFNFDFSLFHENGEAVKASYAGHDWSSEGFAKRFAQAREQLEFLGRPLRTLAPGQYRAYLAPAALEEIMGMLSWGGFSAQSIASKSSPLQKLYVGDQTFSPLVSLDEKVSESLSPAFSGEGYPRSDLRLIVEGKAGDQLVGSRSAAEYGLTANGAGGGEMPSALNMAAGDLSQAEILKQLGTGLYISNLWYLNYSDQPAARMTGMTRFATFWVENGEIQAPVSTMRFDDSAYSLLGSQLEALTAERELLLSASTYSQRNTSSALLPGALVSRLTLTL; from the coding sequence ATGAGCATTTCGAAGAGTCAGTCCGACGCCTTCAAGGTCATGGTCAATTGGCTGCGCGACAGCGTGCGCGAGCCGGAGCAGTTCACCCTCAGCTACGCCGCCGAATCCTCGGCGTTCGTGCGTTTCAATCACGCCAAGGTGCGTCAGGCCGGGCAAGTACAGCAAGCCAACATCGTTCTGAAGCTGATCAACGACGGGCGTCACGCCGACCTGCAGGTCACTTTGTCCGGTGATCAGGAAGGCGATCTGCAACGCCTCGCCGAAGGCCTGCAACAACTGCGCGAAACCCTGCCGCTGCTGCCGCAGGATCCGTACTTGCTGCTCAATCACAACGGCTGGCAGAGCCAGAACGTGCAGGAGCATCCGCTGCCGGATACCGAACAGGTTGTCGATGAAATCTGCGCTGCCGCTGAAGGTCTGGATCTGGTCGGATTTTATGCTGCCGGTCCGATCAGTCGTGGTTTCGCCAGTTCTTCGGGGGCGTTCGGCTGGCATCAGGCCAACAGCTTCAACTTCGATTTCAGCCTGTTTCACGAGAACGGTGAAGCGGTGAAAGCCAGCTACGCCGGGCACGACTGGAGCAGCGAAGGTTTTGCCAAGCGCTTTGCTCAGGCGCGCGAGCAACTGGAGTTTCTCGGTCGCCCGCTGCGCACCCTGGCGCCGGGGCAATACCGCGCGTACCTGGCACCGGCAGCGCTGGAAGAAATCATGGGTATGCTGAGCTGGGGCGGTTTCTCGGCGCAGTCGATCGCGAGCAAGAGCAGCCCGTTGCAGAAGCTGTATGTCGGCGATCAGACGTTCAGTCCGCTGGTGTCGCTGGATGAGAAAGTCAGCGAATCGTTGAGCCCGGCGTTTTCCGGCGAAGGTTATCCGCGCAGCGATCTGCGGCTGATCGTCGAAGGCAAGGCCGGTGATCAACTGGTCGGCTCGCGCAGTGCCGCCGAATACGGGCTGACCGCCAACGGCGCCGGCGGTGGTGAAATGCCGAGTGCGTTGAACATGGCGGCGGGTGATCTGTCGCAAGCAGAGATCCTCAAGCAGTTGGGCACCGGGCTGTACATCAGCAACCTGTGGTACCTGAACTACTCGGATCAGCCGGCGGCGCGCATGACTGGCATGACCCGCTTCGCGACGTTCTGGGTCGAGAACGGCGAGATCCAGGCGCCGGTCAGCACCATGCGCTTCGATGACAGCGCTTACAGCCTGCTCGGTTCGCAGCTGGAAGCGTTGACCGCCGAGCGTGAGTTGCTGCTGTCGGCGAGTACGTACAGCCAGCGCAATACCTCGTCGGCGTTGCTGCCGGGGGCGCTGGTGAGCCGTTTGACCCTGACCCTGTAA